The Roseofilum reptotaenium CS-1145 genome includes a region encoding these proteins:
- a CDS encoding ATP-binding protein: MGVNYWSSVQATLNINRTEELRMPIALSSSEAQSNLLKMLSNVRGYLVTGDAVFRQQYQESRHAFEENLHEMEQLFQQWNVPIQLEQLKNLRRFYEIWSELPPYLFDLKDDRLKSEPGFRLWEQEGELLAIHILANIDKISQEQNPRLLSDLELFQETINLKSLFSLLVADMRNYISTREDKYRFDYTAHYRKSKASLENIQSRLYSLTQSQQEALNDIIEDFAEIEIIIENTVEIIESDRYREDLHIYQSKAEPIAKEMLIILNYIVETQKQQFRSELTSGVSRLNSAQLQTLIGSLLILILGCIMTLVLQRKISDPIQRLTEVTNSVISGNLEVKSSVESGDEIGILAQTFNEMTDSLKLSLDTLEMYNKNLESLVAERTEELHVKNKELQLTLHNLKQTQSHLIQAEKMSSLGQMVAGIAHEINNPISFIQCNLSPLTTYCQDLLDLVQSYQELYPDDMNMAKKIEEIDLEYIEEDLPKLVESMDMGANRIYNIVLSLKNFSRSDQANLKEADIHEGVESTLLILQHRLKSASNQGRTIQINKEYGDLPLVECYPGELNQVFMNILANGIDILESMVEGDNRNADLEDGVLTIHTEYQAETDRISIQIQDNGPGIDAEITNKIFDPFFTTKPVGEGTGLGLSISYKIITEHHQGMLKCYSKPGEGARFEIEIPAHQSWTSLPHEDQRLSA, encoded by the coding sequence ATGGGAGTTAATTATTGGAGTAGTGTCCAAGCCACTTTGAATATTAATCGGACTGAAGAATTGCGAATGCCGATCGCTCTATCGTCTTCAGAAGCACAAAGCAATTTGCTAAAAATGCTCTCTAATGTACGCGGTTATTTGGTAACGGGAGATGCTGTATTTCGACAACAATATCAGGAATCTCGACATGCTTTTGAAGAAAATCTTCATGAAATGGAGCAGCTATTTCAACAATGGAACGTGCCGATACAACTAGAACAGTTGAAAAACTTGCGCCGATTTTATGAAATTTGGTCAGAGTTGCCTCCCTACCTCTTTGACTTAAAAGATGATCGCCTGAAGAGTGAGCCAGGATTTCGTCTTTGGGAACAAGAAGGAGAACTATTAGCGATTCATATTTTAGCCAATATTGATAAAATAAGCCAAGAGCAAAATCCGAGATTGTTATCAGATCTTGAGTTATTCCAAGAGACGATTAATCTTAAAAGTTTATTTTCCTTATTGGTAGCTGATATGAGGAATTACATTAGTACACGAGAGGATAAATATCGCTTCGATTATACAGCACATTATCGGAAGAGTAAAGCTAGCTTAGAAAATATTCAATCTAGGTTGTATTCCTTGACCCAAAGTCAGCAAGAAGCTTTGAATGATATTATTGAAGATTTTGCTGAAATAGAAATTATTATAGAAAATACTGTTGAAATTATCGAGAGCGATCGCTATCGAGAAGATCTGCATATATATCAAAGCAAAGCTGAACCGATTGCCAAAGAAATGCTGATTATATTAAATTATATTGTCGAGACGCAAAAACAACAATTTAGATCCGAATTAACATCCGGTGTCTCCAGATTGAATTCGGCTCAACTACAAACCTTAATAGGTTCCCTATTGATCCTAATTTTAGGGTGTATTATGACTCTAGTATTGCAACGTAAAATCTCCGATCCGATCCAAAGATTAACAGAAGTGACAAATTCAGTAATATCGGGAAATCTTGAAGTCAAATCTTCAGTGGAGTCTGGGGACGAAATTGGGATTTTAGCCCAGACATTTAATGAGATGACGGATTCTCTTAAGCTTTCTCTAGACACATTAGAAATGTATAACAAAAACCTGGAATCACTGGTAGCAGAAAGAACTGAAGAACTCCACGTAAAAAACAAAGAGCTGCAATTAACTTTGCATAACTTGAAACAAACTCAGTCCCATCTCATTCAAGCAGAAAAAATGTCAAGCCTGGGACAAATGGTGGCTGGAATTGCCCATGAAATTAATAATCCCATTAGTTTTATTCAATGCAACCTTTCTCCCTTGACTACCTATTGTCAAGATTTACTCGATTTAGTGCAATCTTATCAAGAATTGTATCCAGATGATATGAATATGGCTAAAAAGATAGAGGAGATTGATTTAGAATACATTGAGGAAGATTTGCCGAAGCTAGTTGAATCTATGGATATGGGGGCTAATCGGATTTATAACATTGTCTTATCTTTGAAGAATTTTTCGAGAAGCGATCAAGCAAACTTAAAAGAAGCGGATATTCATGAAGGTGTTGAAAGCACATTGTTGATTTTACAACATCGCTTAAAATCAGCTAGCAATCAAGGAAGAACAATTCAGATCAACAAAGAATATGGTGATTTACCTTTGGTGGAATGTTACCCAGGGGAACTCAATCAAGTCTTTATGAATATTTTAGCTAATGGCATAGATATTTTAGAGTCTATGGTGGAAGGAGACAATAGGAATGCAGACTTGGAGGATGGAGTCTTAACAATTCATACTGAATATCAGGCAGAAACGGACAGGATATCCATTCAAATTCAGGATAATGGCCCAGGTATAGATGCCGAAATTACAAATAAAATTTTCGATCCTTTTTTCACAACTAAACCTGTGGGTGAAGGAACTGGTTTGGGACTATCGATTAGTTATAAAATCATTACAGAGCATCATCAGGGGATGTTAAAATGTTATTCAAAACCGGGTGAAGGCGCTAGGTTTGAAATTGAAATTCCAGCTCATCAAAGCTGGACATCATTACCCCATGAAGATCAGAGATTGAGTGCATGA
- a CDS encoding ATP-dependent helicase has product MVTFLSRTTPEQPVSDRLQTGLNSIRNQLRDGQRQMADWEGGELAVSAVPGSGKSTGMAGAAAIAIAQNRLHIHHQLVVVTFTRSAAASLKGKIRRHLQTLGLPSTGFVVHTLHGLALQIATRHPELSTLSLDALTLISPNRSHQLLRQSVEHWANSHPRLYKRLLEGNQSDGEETERLRRQGVLRTEVLPHLGYTAIHEAKSSGLLPSDLFELAQIQESQTSGEHYPILRIAAGLYETYQQQLRSRSLIDYDDMILGALRVLEDVGARRLWQNQVFAVFEDEAQDSSPLQAKLLEILAQKEQDSVGAGLPSSGLIDKNFDKPAPNSDKNANKSTINLIRVGDPNQAINSTFTPADPIYFRQFCDRLRTQNQLISLDCAGRSSPIILQAANFMLQWVNRHIQQQNQPAPLPFSVQRIKPVPSEDPQPDANPAPEGNGLELYAPRDVFQSVDLIGDRIKTLFTQDPYRSAAVLVRTNDQGRFVAHQLREKYGTEINLFEVAESDRHSHVPAEILNLLNFLERPHSPDALKAALTVLANRRLIPPQDLNALASLPEVFLYPGPLDSPGSQTSKSAQRYCRALLRARLDLPPYQLIPFLGLALRYTQNELATADKLAERVTQQTLGDSSLSALLRVLTEIVQSERFEPVQVDTADDSPYMRLNQLTIITMHKAKGLDWDYVFLPFLHKNMIPGSFWTPPQTRFLGEFSLAEVARAQIRAYLHDDPIPEGDEAWQEAEQLKTAEEYRLLYVAMTRAKRLLWMSAANKAPFTWSKFNVNRQMTLQSQSVCPVFPALKRQFPESAISIRGCEN; this is encoded by the coding sequence ATGGTTACTTTTCTCTCAAGAACAACTCCTGAACAGCCGGTTTCCGATCGCTTGCAAACCGGATTAAACTCGATCCGCAACCAGTTACGAGACGGGCAAAGACAGATGGCGGACTGGGAAGGGGGAGAGTTGGCGGTTTCGGCTGTGCCGGGATCGGGGAAGTCTACGGGGATGGCAGGTGCAGCGGCGATCGCCATTGCCCAAAATCGTCTCCATATCCATCATCAACTGGTGGTGGTGACGTTTACTCGTTCGGCTGCGGCGAGTCTGAAGGGCAAAATTCGCCGCCATCTGCAAACCCTGGGTTTACCGTCCACGGGTTTTGTGGTGCATACGCTCCATGGGTTGGCTCTACAAATTGCAACGCGCCATCCAGAGTTGTCCACCTTGAGTTTAGATGCACTCACACTGATTTCTCCCAACCGATCGCACCAACTGCTGCGCCAAAGTGTCGAACACTGGGCTAATAGCCACCCCAGACTGTACAAAAGACTCTTGGAGGGCAACCAGTCGGACGGAGAAGAAACGGAACGGTTGCGCCGTCAAGGCGTGCTGCGTACTGAAGTTTTACCCCACTTAGGTTATACGGCGATCCACGAAGCTAAAAGCTCTGGTTTATTGCCCTCCGATCTCTTTGAACTAGCACAAATTCAAGAGAGTCAAACGTCTGGAGAGCATTACCCGATTTTACGCATTGCGGCGGGACTCTACGAAACCTATCAACAGCAACTGCGATCGCGCTCTTTGATCGACTATGATGACATGATCCTCGGAGCCTTGCGGGTTCTGGAGGATGTGGGCGCAAGACGGTTATGGCAAAATCAAGTCTTTGCCGTCTTTGAAGATGAAGCCCAGGACTCGAGTCCCCTACAGGCGAAATTGCTAGAAATTTTAGCCCAAAAGGAGCAGGATTCTGTAGGGGCGGGTTTACCCAGCTCTGGGCTGATAGACAAAAATTTCGATAAACCCGCCCCTAACTCTGACAAAAATGCCAATAAATCCACCATCAACCTGATCCGAGTGGGAGATCCCAACCAAGCCATTAACTCCACCTTTACCCCAGCCGACCCCATTTATTTTCGTCAATTTTGCGATCGCCTGCGAACCCAAAACCAACTGATCTCCCTTGACTGTGCCGGGCGCTCTAGTCCCATTATTCTCCAAGCAGCTAATTTCATGCTGCAATGGGTAAACCGGCATATTCAACAGCAAAATCAACCCGCCCCCTTACCCTTCAGCGTGCAACGGATTAAACCTGTACCTTCGGAAGACCCGCAACCGGACGCAAATCCAGCCCCAGAAGGTAACGGTTTAGAACTCTATGCTCCCCGTGATGTCTTCCAAAGTGTAGACTTAATTGGCGATCGCATTAAAACCCTATTTACCCAAGACCCCTATCGCAGTGCCGCTGTCCTAGTACGCACGAACGATCAAGGGCGATTTGTTGCCCATCAACTGCGGGAGAAATACGGAACCGAAATTAACCTATTTGAAGTCGCAGAAAGCGATCGCCACTCCCACGTTCCCGCCGAAATTCTCAACCTGCTCAACTTCCTCGAACGTCCCCATTCTCCTGACGCTCTCAAAGCAGCCCTCACCGTTCTCGCCAACCGCCGCCTCATTCCTCCCCAAGACCTCAACGCCCTTGCCAGCTTACCCGAAGTTTTCCTCTATCCCGGGCCTCTGGACTCTCCTGGAAGCCAAACCAGCAAAAGCGCCCAGCGTTACTGTCGCGCCCTCCTGCGGGCTAGATTAGATCTACCCCCTTACCAACTCATTCCCTTTCTCGGTCTTGCCCTACGCTATACGCAAAACGAACTCGCTACGGCTGATAAATTAGCAGAACGAGTCACCCAGCAAACCCTAGGCGACTCGTCCCTGTCGGCTCTGTTGAGAGTTCTAACTGAAATTGTACAATCAGAACGATTTGAGCCAGTTCAAGTAGATACTGCCGATGATTCCCCTTATATGCGGCTCAATCAGCTTACCATTATTACCATGCATAAAGCCAAGGGATTGGACTGGGATTATGTCTTTTTGCCGTTTTTACACAAAAATATGATTCCTGGGAGTTTTTGGACTCCTCCCCAAACCCGATTTCTAGGAGAATTTAGTTTAGCGGAAGTCGCTCGTGCCCAAATTCGCGCTTATTTACACGACGATCCGATTCCAGAGGGCGATGAAGCTTGGCAAGAAGCCGAACAGTTAAAAACCGCTGAAGAATATCGCCTACTCTATGTGGCCATGACTCGTGCTAAACGCCTCTTATGGATGTCTGCTGCCAACAAAGCGCCGTTTACTTGGAGTAAGTTTAATGTCAATCGCCAGATGACGCTTCAATCTCAATCTGTCTGTCCTGTTTTTCCTGCCTTAAAACGTCAATTCCCTGAATCCGCGATCTCAATTAGAGGTTGTGAAAATTAA
- a CDS encoding PIN domain-containing protein, protein MIGLDTNILVRYLTKDDEKQWQKAVELIGQNQPCFIANIVLCELVWVLRGQNYGLTKDEIIQALESMLHSAAFEFENRSTIAQAIQRYKQGRADFADYLIGAIARQVGCTETVSFYRKRTSEEGFRSLE, encoded by the coding sequence ATGATTGGACTTGATACCAATATCCTGGTTCGCTATCTCACTAAAGATGATGAAAAACAGTGGCAAAAAGCCGTTGAACTTATTGGGCAAAACCAGCCTTGCTTTATTGCTAACATTGTTCTTTGCGAATTGGTTTGGGTTCTGAGGGGACAAAACTATGGGTTAACTAAGGATGAGATTATTCAGGCTCTAGAATCCATGTTACACAGTGCAGCTTTTGAATTTGAAAACCGTTCTACGATCGCTCAAGCCATACAACGCTATAAACAAGGAAGAGCAGATTTTGCGGATTATTTGATTGGTGCGATCGCCCGTCAAGTAGGTTGCACAGAAACCGTGAGTTTTTATCGAAAGCGAACCAGTGAAGAAGGGTTTCGCTCTCTAGAGTAG
- a CDS encoding AbrB/MazE/SpoVT family DNA-binding domain-containing protein, which yields MFSATVTDTGQITLPQEIRDRLKLVSGSQISFIIDEEGQVKLFPLNVPVEELSGMLHRPGMKKTTLEEMDRAISEGANDWT from the coding sequence ATGTTTAGTGCAACCGTCACCGATACCGGACAAATTACTCTTCCTCAAGAAATCCGCGATCGCCTAAAACTTGTCAGTGGCAGTCAAATTAGTTTTATCATTGATGAAGAGGGTCAGGTCAAACTTTTTCCCCTCAATGTGCCAGTGGAAGAACTCTCAGGAATGTTGCACCGGCCAGGGATGAAAAAAACAACCCTTGAAGAAATGGATAGGGCAATTTCTGAGGGAGCTAATGATTGGACTTGA
- a CDS encoding heavy metal-responsive transcriptional regulator: MLSSQSKHLLIGQVKAQSGVPIKTIRYYEQLGLIAAVDRTEGGFRLFSPQVLSRLAFIRRSQHLGFSLQEIKQILQIHDQGELPCKQVRQNIDLKVAEIDRRIAELTQLKQELLDLVQTSPHVNPSEEPIICPIIQQSHLTSG; encoded by the coding sequence ATGTTGTCATCCCAATCTAAGCACTTGTTGATTGGACAAGTGAAAGCCCAAAGCGGGGTTCCGATCAAGACTATTCGCTATTATGAACAGTTGGGATTGATTGCAGCAGTCGATCGCACAGAGGGAGGATTTCGCCTATTTTCGCCCCAGGTTCTATCTCGGTTGGCATTTATCCGGCGATCGCAACACTTAGGCTTTAGTCTTCAAGAAATTAAGCAGATTTTACAGATTCATGACCAAGGTGAACTGCCCTGCAAGCAAGTACGGCAGAATATCGATCTCAAAGTCGCCGAGATTGACCGTCGCATTGCCGAGTTAACGCAGTTAAAACAAGAATTACTCGATTTAGTCCAAACCTCTCCCCACGTCAATCCATCAGAAGAGCCAATTATTTGCCCCATTATCCAACAATCCCATCTGACATCTGGCTAA
- a CDS encoding AAA family ATPase, which yields MEILSVSLKNFKSHADLYLEFEVGSNAICGENGAGKTSILEAIAWVLFNSCQYQREELIRKGAKSAQATVHFISNRDGRTYQVKRCTRRGYELYDPQIDCKLDPTKVNDVLLWLQDHLGVPKDTDLAKLFSEAIGIPQGTFTSDFLKNPGERKTVFDPILRVEEYKKAYQASRDLEQFAQDEVTTCEQHLERFDLQLEDWQTLQDRHQEINEWLEQGDAEKETVIKRLKTLEQQQREFKQHQQQVEHCTRDLQQLEAEYQGINQDCYHREKAYQQAQESAQKCEENQANYRAYEQAEAQLKERVKTQKLQQKLLRDKEKQGQGLHKVQTQLTKVEMQRESCQVAERKIEELVPAVEEQSRLEEKQENLNTQLQAIRDWRREQEGTERQLYECLERLNEVKQEGDRLEALEPSVAQIPQLEARLQKYQAQLSRVAAAEQFAQEIETLIDLGEQQQSYYQQLQPILSSLDPDVQTLIDAGKHCQDQSLERLHQMSADLKQQVNEQELTAMCEQLRLQLELAYQCRAEVKNLPHKRKQEEELKEEGQELRSRLIALEGKMDGEEALNVESHEIGDRLQELANPRAQRHILEQQLANSPNFEQQWQKLTEQKQEIQHAIDGLKAQLANFETLEAEIAQVEQLKQEHSAGYLLYLQSQKEAQTLEERQQKLAETRAKLEELEISKQKQQTELNRLNSTYSLAEIQQVEQELQNMNNRLAQLEATLSFQRKELTEICQSLVKKGEIAKKREQTVVELQRAKRNGQFIKDARFFFNQASPRITKFYLAEISQEADSIFRELMNRQNVALEWTEDYDIVVQEDGYKRNFKSLSGGEQMCAALAVRLAILRTLSDLDIAFFDEPTTNMDRLRRQQLAEAIGNLKSFRQLFVISHDDTFENMSNLIHIQRP from the coding sequence ATGGAAATTCTATCTGTCAGTCTGAAAAACTTTAAGTCCCACGCCGATCTCTATTTAGAGTTTGAAGTGGGAAGTAATGCTATTTGTGGAGAAAATGGCGCAGGGAAAACGTCGATTTTAGAAGCGATTGCTTGGGTACTATTTAACTCTTGTCAATATCAGCGAGAAGAGTTGATTCGCAAAGGAGCTAAAAGTGCCCAAGCAACGGTACACTTCATTTCTAATCGCGATGGCAGAACCTATCAAGTAAAACGCTGTACCCGTCGCGGATATGAGCTTTACGATCCACAGATTGACTGTAAGCTCGATCCGACTAAAGTGAATGATGTGCTGCTCTGGTTACAGGACCATTTGGGCGTTCCGAAAGATACGGATTTAGCAAAACTCTTTTCAGAAGCAATTGGGATTCCCCAAGGAACGTTTACCAGTGATTTTCTCAAAAATCCAGGAGAGCGAAAAACTGTATTTGATCCTATTTTACGAGTTGAAGAGTACAAAAAGGCTTATCAAGCTTCGCGGGATTTAGAACAATTTGCACAGGATGAAGTTACAACCTGCGAACAGCATTTAGAGCGATTCGATCTGCAATTGGAAGATTGGCAAACACTCCAAGATCGCCATCAAGAGATCAATGAATGGCTAGAACAAGGGGACGCAGAGAAAGAGACAGTTATTAAGCGACTGAAAACTCTAGAGCAACAACAACGCGAGTTTAAGCAACATCAGCAACAGGTGGAACACTGTACACGGGATCTCCAACAGTTAGAGGCAGAGTATCAAGGGATCAATCAAGATTGCTATCATCGAGAAAAAGCTTATCAGCAAGCCCAAGAGAGCGCCCAAAAATGTGAGGAAAATCAAGCCAATTATCGCGCTTATGAACAAGCAGAAGCTCAGTTAAAGGAACGGGTTAAAACGCAGAAACTGCAACAGAAACTGTTGCGAGACAAAGAGAAACAAGGACAAGGTTTGCACAAAGTCCAGACTCAGTTAACGAAAGTGGAGATGCAACGGGAGAGTTGTCAGGTTGCCGAACGGAAAATTGAAGAGTTAGTGCCTGCGGTAGAAGAGCAAAGTCGATTAGAAGAGAAACAGGAAAACCTGAACACTCAACTGCAAGCGATACGGGATTGGAGGCGGGAGCAAGAGGGCACGGAGCGGCAGTTATATGAGTGTTTAGAGCGGTTAAATGAGGTGAAACAGGAAGGCGATCGCCTGGAAGCCTTAGAACCTTCTGTGGCTCAAATTCCGCAGTTAGAGGCACGGTTGCAAAAGTATCAAGCTCAACTCAGTAGGGTGGCGGCTGCCGAGCAGTTTGCCCAGGAAATTGAGACGTTAATCGATTTAGGGGAACAACAGCAATCGTATTATCAGCAACTTCAGCCCATTTTATCCTCCCTAGATCCAGACGTGCAAACCCTAATTGATGCGGGGAAACATTGCCAGGATCAGAGTTTAGAGCGCCTTCATCAGATGAGTGCTGACTTAAAGCAACAGGTGAACGAGCAGGAATTAACGGCAATGTGCGAGCAGTTAAGATTGCAGTTGGAACTGGCGTATCAATGTCGGGCTGAAGTCAAAAATTTACCCCATAAGCGCAAACAGGAAGAGGAACTGAAGGAGGAAGGGCAGGAACTGCGATCGCGCTTAATCGCCTTAGAGGGTAAAATGGACGGGGAAGAAGCGTTAAATGTAGAATCACATGAAATTGGCGATCGCCTGCAAGAGCTTGCCAACCCTAGAGCGCAACGTCATATTCTCGAACAACAACTTGCAAATTCCCCCAATTTTGAACAGCAATGGCAGAAATTGACAGAGCAAAAACAAGAGATTCAGCACGCTATTGATGGACTCAAGGCGCAACTGGCTAATTTTGAAACCCTTGAAGCAGAGATCGCCCAAGTAGAACAGCTAAAACAAGAGCATTCTGCTGGCTATTTGCTCTATCTGCAATCGCAAAAAGAAGCACAAACCCTAGAAGAGCGACAACAAAAACTGGCGGAAACTAGGGCAAAGTTGGAAGAACTGGAAATCTCTAAACAGAAACAACAAACTGAGTTGAATCGGCTTAATTCTACCTATAGTTTAGCAGAAATCCAACAAGTCGAGCAAGAGCTACAAAATATGAATAATCGCTTGGCACAACTGGAAGCGACCCTTTCATTCCAGCGCAAAGAATTAACCGAAATTTGTCAATCCTTAGTCAAAAAAGGAGAAATTGCTAAGAAACGAGAGCAAACCGTAGTCGAATTACAAAGAGCCAAACGAAACGGGCAATTTATTAAAGATGCTCGATTTTTCTTTAATCAAGCTTCACCCCGAATTACGAAGTTCTATTTAGCCGAGATTTCCCAAGAAGCAGATTCGATTTTTCGGGAACTGATGAACCGGCAAAATGTGGCACTAGAATGGACCGAAGATTATGATATTGTGGTGCAAGAAGATGGCTATAAGCGCAACTTTAAGAGTTTGTCAGGAGGGGAGCAAATGTGTGCAGCTCTGGCGGTGAGATTGGCGATTTTGCGGACGTTATCGGATTTAGATATTGCCTTTTTTGATGAACCGACGACGAACATGGATCGCCTACGACGACAACAGTTAGCGGAGGCTATTGGCAATCTCAAATCGTTCCGGCAATTGTTTGTGATTAGCCATGATGATACGTTTGAAAATATGTCGAATTTAATCCATATTCAGCGACCTTGA
- the pcrA gene encoding DNA helicase PcrA yields the protein MTQTSDFLSVLNPSQRKAVEHLCGPMLVVAGAGSGKTRALTYRIANLILQHRVNPEQILAVTFTNKAAREMKERIESLFAQQLAPSSTGRDWDDLGDAEQMRLRSRIYQDYIKPLWVGTFHASCARILRYDIDKYQDEAGRKWDKQFSIFDESDVQGLVKEIVTKDLNLDDKKFNHKSVRYAISNAKNQGLSPQDFQREQPNYRGRVISEVYELYQKRLAENNALDFDDLILVPVNLLRKNEQVLAYWHNRFHHILVDEYQDTNRTQYDLIRLLATGGVQSRDYKDWQSRSIFVVGDADQSIYSFRMADFTILMDFQQDFGDGLSDQKSETMIKLEENYRSRENILQAANELIQNNKERIDKVLRPTRDSGVPITCYQADNEIDEAEFVIRQMRQLEQKYPDVNWGSFSILYRTNAQSRAFEEVLVRQNIKYRMVGGLKFYDRKEIKDAICYLRLLINPADTVSLLRIINVPRRGIGKSTLDRLLGASSELGIPLWEIISDETSVRTLAGRSTKAVMGFYKLITRWQERLETEKASTIAQGILTDSEYLKDLKYQGTDESENRLQNLQELFSAIIQYEEETGDTHLSSYLNYAPLQSELDKLEEGENAVTLMTLHAAKGLEFPIVFLVGLEDGLFPNFRSMDDPAALEEERRLCYVGITRAQEQLFLTHAQERRLWGNREPATASQFLGELPRELLKGTTQYQARVTSPSPAPQKTVKKPVKKSEAKVATKAKTPKGKNKGWQVGDRVLHRSFGVGQVTHVFGKGEQQSVAVQFTGLGRKILNPKVVPLQKL from the coding sequence ATGACCCAAACTTCAGATTTTCTCAGTGTTCTCAACCCTTCGCAACGAAAGGCGGTGGAGCATCTGTGCGGCCCGATGTTGGTGGTTGCAGGTGCAGGTTCCGGGAAGACTCGTGCCCTTACCTATCGGATTGCTAATCTGATTCTACAGCATCGGGTGAATCCAGAACAGATTCTGGCGGTCACGTTTACGAATAAGGCGGCGCGGGAAATGAAGGAGCGCATTGAGAGCTTGTTTGCCCAGCAGTTAGCTCCGAGTTCTACGGGTCGAGATTGGGATGATTTGGGGGATGCCGAACAGATGCGGTTGCGATCGCGCATCTATCAAGATTATATTAAGCCCCTATGGGTGGGAACATTTCACGCGTCCTGCGCTCGAATTTTACGCTACGACATCGATAAATATCAGGATGAAGCAGGCAGAAAATGGGATAAACAGTTTTCTATCTTTGATGAATCGGATGTACAGGGACTGGTGAAAGAAATTGTCACCAAAGACTTAAATCTAGATGACAAAAAGTTTAATCACAAGTCCGTTCGTTACGCCATTAGCAATGCCAAAAATCAGGGATTATCGCCCCAAGATTTTCAGCGAGAACAACCGAATTATCGGGGACGGGTAATTTCCGAAGTTTATGAACTCTATCAAAAGCGGTTAGCTGAAAATAATGCCCTCGATTTTGATGACTTAATTTTAGTCCCGGTGAACTTGCTACGAAAAAACGAGCAAGTATTAGCCTATTGGCATAACCGCTTTCATCATATCTTAGTCGATGAATATCAAGATACAAACCGCACCCAATATGATTTAATTCGTTTGTTAGCCACGGGAGGAGTCCAAAGCCGTGACTACAAAGATTGGCAAAGTCGCTCCATTTTTGTCGTTGGAGATGCCGATCAATCGATTTATAGCTTCCGCATGGCTGACTTTACCATTTTGATGGATTTTCAACAAGATTTTGGCGATGGTTTATCAGACCAGAAAAGCGAGACCATGATTAAATTAGAAGAAAACTATCGCTCGCGAGAAAATATTCTACAAGCAGCGAATGAGTTGATTCAAAATAATAAAGAGCGAATTGATAAGGTATTACGCCCCACTCGTGATTCTGGAGTGCCAATTACTTGTTACCAAGCTGATAATGAAATTGACGAGGCGGAGTTTGTGATCCGTCAGATGCGCCAACTGGAACAAAAGTATCCGGATGTCAATTGGGGCAGCTTTTCCATTTTGTATCGTACCAATGCCCAGTCTCGTGCCTTTGAGGAAGTATTGGTAAGACAAAATATTAAATATCGGATGGTTGGGGGATTAAAGTTTTACGATCGCAAGGAAATAAAAGATGCCATTTGTTATCTCAGATTATTGATCAATCCGGCTGATACCGTCAGTTTATTACGCATTATTAATGTTCCTCGTCGTGGTATTGGCAAATCCACCTTAGATCGGCTGCTAGGTGCATCCTCAGAACTGGGGATTCCCCTATGGGAAATTATCAGTGATGAAACTTCCGTGCGTACATTAGCCGGACGCTCAACTAAAGCAGTGATGGGCTTTTATAAGCTGATTACTCGTTGGCAAGAACGTCTCGAAACGGAAAAAGCTTCTACCATTGCCCAAGGGATTTTAACCGACTCTGAATATCTCAAAGATTTAAAATATCAAGGAACTGATGAATCTGAAAACCGCTTACAAAACCTGCAAGAGTTATTTAGTGCCATTATCCAATATGAAGAAGAAACTGGCGATACCCATTTATCCAGTTATCTCAATTATGCCCCCTTACAATCGGAGTTAGATAAGCTGGAAGAAGGAGAAAATGCCGTTACCTTGATGACCCTTCATGCAGCGAAAGGCTTAGAATTTCCAATTGTGTTTTTAGTGGGATTAGAAGATGGTTTATTTCCTAATTTCCGCAGTATGGATGACCCTGCAGCCTTGGAAGAAGAGCGACGCTTATGTTATGTGGGTATTACCCGCGCTCAGGAACAATTGTTTTTAACCCATGCCCAAGAAAGACGGTTATGGGGCAACCGGGAACCGGCAACTGCCTCTCAGTTTTTAGGCGAATTACCCCGCGAGTTATTAAAGGGGACGACCCAATATCAGGCAAGAGTAACTTCCCCAAGTCCCGCACCCCAGAAAACGGTGAAAAAGCCGGTTAAGAAATCTGAAGCTAAGGTGGCAACAAAGGCTAAAACTCCTAAGGGAAAAAATAAGGGTTGGCAAGTTGGAGATCGCGTCCTTCATCGCAGTTTTGGAGTTGGACAAGTGACCCATGTTTTTGGCAAGGGAGAACAGCAATCTGTAGCGGTTCAATTTACTGGTTTAGGGCGCAAAATTCTGAATCCGAAAGTGGTTCCTTTGCAAAAGTTATAA